The Nocardioides panzhihuensis genome has a segment encoding these proteins:
- a CDS encoding universal stress protein, with translation MTILIGYVPTPVGEAALEAGLAEAAARGDDVVIVNSPRRGAPVDARLVDDDADAELVARAAEAGVSARVDHTTHGADIVETFDALVASTGARLIVIGLRRRSPVGKALMGSDAQRILLDAGVPVLAVKPTA, from the coding sequence ATGACCATCCTGATCGGCTACGTACCCACCCCGGTAGGTGAGGCAGCACTCGAGGCCGGCCTGGCCGAGGCGGCCGCACGCGGCGACGACGTCGTGATCGTCAACAGCCCGCGCCGCGGCGCCCCCGTCGATGCCCGTCTCGTCGACGACGACGCTGATGCGGAGCTCGTCGCCCGCGCCGCCGAGGCCGGGGTGAGCGCCCGCGTCGACCACACCACGCACGGCGCCGACATCGTGGAGACCTTCGACGCGCTGGTCGCCTCGACCGGCGCCCGGCTGATCGTGATCGGCCTGCGCCGCCGCTCCCCGGTCGGCAAGGCCCTGATGGGCAGCGACGCCCAGCGCATCCTGCTCGACGCCGGCGTACCGGTCCTCGCGGTCAAGCCCACCGCATGA
- a CDS encoding tripartite tricarboxylate transporter substrate binding protein — MRTTNHLLAATAGVAALALSACGVSNTTGGSGDGEEYPAGNVEMYVGASAGGSSDLISRAVSKGLSDELGASFPVINQEGANGALAANKVAKAKADGQTIAIQNASLFAITPLAVSEDEATDLADFDVVQGVSRDDYVMVTGPKSGFKTLDDIKAAKKKVTYGTTGVGTGAQLSCGLTYASADVEAEAVPFDGGAPALTAVLGNQVDTACIQVGEAIENIESGKLTPLSVFGPERVEYLPEVPTAKEQGLDVEVAQYRFMTVPKGTPDNVKDAIAEAMQATFKTEEYQAFNKQNSLTPMEISGDEVVTQLEEDKKRFADLVEQYGLDLGQG; from the coding sequence ATGCGCACGACCAACCACCTTCTCGCCGCGACTGCCGGCGTCGCGGCCCTGGCCCTCTCCGCCTGTGGTGTCTCGAACACGACCGGTGGTAGCGGTGACGGCGAGGAGTATCCCGCCGGCAACGTCGAGATGTACGTCGGTGCGTCGGCCGGTGGGTCCAGCGACCTGATCAGCCGGGCCGTCTCCAAGGGCCTCTCCGACGAGCTCGGTGCCTCCTTCCCGGTGATCAACCAGGAAGGCGCCAACGGCGCGCTCGCCGCCAACAAGGTGGCGAAGGCCAAGGCCGACGGTCAGACCATCGCCATCCAGAACGCCTCCCTCTTCGCCATCACGCCGCTGGCGGTCAGCGAGGACGAGGCCACGGATCTCGCCGACTTCGACGTGGTCCAGGGCGTCTCCCGCGACGACTACGTCATGGTCACCGGCCCGAAGAGCGGCTTCAAGACGCTCGACGACATCAAGGCCGCGAAAAAGAAGGTCACCTACGGCACCACCGGTGTCGGCACCGGCGCGCAGCTCTCCTGCGGCCTGACCTACGCCTCCGCCGACGTCGAGGCCGAGGCCGTGCCCTTCGACGGTGGCGCCCCGGCACTGACCGCGGTGCTCGGCAACCAGGTCGACACCGCCTGCATCCAGGTCGGCGAGGCGATCGAGAACATCGAGTCCGGCAAGCTGACCCCGCTCAGCGTCTTCGGCCCCGAGCGGGTCGAGTACCTTCCTGAGGTCCCGACCGCCAAGGAGCAGGGCCTCGACGTCGAGGTCGCGCAGTACCGCTTCATGACCGTCCCGAAGGGCACCCCGGACAACGTCAAGGACGCCATCGCCGAGGCGATGCAGGCGACGTTCAAGACCGAGGAGTACCAGGCCTTCAACAAGCAGAACAGCCTCACCCCGATGGAGATCTCCGGCGACGAGGTGGTGACCCAGCTCGAGGAGGACAAGAAGCGGTTCGCCGACCTGGTCGAGCAGTACGGTCTCGACCTCGGCCAGGGCTGA
- a CDS encoding NAD-dependent epimerase/dehydratase family protein: MSETVLITGANGVVGRLMRPRLAREGRVLRLLDIVRPEPAAEGEAVEVIEASVTDEAAMRAACEGADAIIHLGGISVEAPWADILAANIDGTRVVLEAARDAGVRRVVLASSNHATGFYDLETVQSEGPEGGLPADVFPRPDTYYGVSKVAIEALGSLFHDRYGIDVTALRIGSCFEKPWDRRSLWTWMSPDDGARLLEACLSTPEPGYRVVWGISRNTRNWWSLEAGKAIGYHPQDDSEVFAAELLGDAIDDGPQGPEERLAGGKFCFTPLGEHQQK, encoded by the coding sequence ATGTCCGAGACCGTACTCATCACCGGCGCCAACGGCGTCGTCGGGCGGCTCATGCGCCCGCGCCTCGCCCGCGAGGGCCGGGTGCTTCGCCTCCTCGACATCGTACGTCCCGAGCCCGCCGCTGAGGGCGAGGCCGTCGAGGTCATCGAGGCGTCGGTGACCGACGAAGCGGCGATGCGCGCCGCTTGCGAGGGCGCGGACGCGATCATCCACCTGGGTGGCATCAGCGTCGAGGCCCCCTGGGCCGACATCCTCGCGGCCAACATCGACGGCACCCGGGTGGTCCTCGAGGCCGCCCGGGACGCCGGGGTCCGTCGCGTGGTCCTGGCCTCGAGCAACCATGCGACCGGCTTCTACGACCTCGAAACCGTGCAGTCGGAGGGGCCGGAGGGTGGGCTCCCGGCAGATGTCTTCCCCCGGCCCGACACCTACTACGGGGTCAGCAAGGTCGCGATCGAGGCCCTCGGGAGCCTCTTCCACGACCGCTACGGCATCGACGTGACCGCGCTGCGGATCGGCTCCTGCTTCGAGAAGCCGTGGGACCGCCGCTCGCTGTGGACCTGGATGTCCCCCGACGACGGCGCCCGCCTCCTCGAGGCGTGCCTGTCCACTCCCGAGCCCGGCTACCGGGTGGTGTGGGGCATCTCCCGCAACACCCGCAACTGGTGGTCGCTGGAGGCCGGCAAGGCGATCGGCTACCACCCGCAGGACGACTCCGAGGTCTTCGCCGCGGAGCTGCTCGGTGACGCGATCGACGACGGCCCGCAGGGGCCCGAGGAGCGGCTGGCGGGCGGCAAGTTCTGCTTCACGCCGCTCGGGGAGCACCAGCAGAAGTAG
- a CDS encoding glucarate dehydratase family protein: MSRISKVVITPVAFADPPLLNVVGVHQPWALRAIVELHTDTGLLGLGETYADETHLARLDAVAQALPGSDPYDTNALRRLVVDVLGKETGGAGASFGGMLDVSSAVDTVYSPFEVACLDLVAREAGRPVSDLLGGAVRDRVPFSGYLFYKWAGHPGEPDDEWGEALSPDQIVAQARRMVDGWGFGSLKLKGGVFDPDQECAAIEALRDAFPNLPLRLDPNGAWTPETSVRVAERLAGVVEYLEDPTPGIEGMAQVAARTDVPLATNMCVIAFEHLRPAIAADAVQIVLSDHHLWGGLRRSALLGGITDTFGMGLSMHSNSHLGVSLAAMVQLAAATPNLTYACDTHYPWKTQDVVRSGVLDFDDGAITVPTGPGLGVELDRDLLGELHEQYLGCGVRRREDTVYMRSIEPGFTPNTSRW; this comes from the coding sequence ATGAGTCGTATCTCCAAGGTCGTCATCACGCCGGTCGCGTTCGCCGACCCGCCGCTGCTCAACGTGGTCGGCGTCCACCAGCCGTGGGCGCTGCGCGCGATCGTCGAGCTCCACACCGACACCGGCCTGCTCGGTCTCGGGGAGACGTACGCCGACGAGACCCACCTCGCCCGGCTCGACGCCGTCGCCCAGGCGCTCCCCGGCTCCGATCCCTACGACACCAACGCCCTGCGTCGGCTCGTCGTCGACGTGCTCGGCAAGGAGACCGGCGGCGCCGGTGCCTCCTTCGGAGGCATGCTCGACGTCTCCTCCGCGGTCGACACCGTCTACTCCCCCTTCGAGGTCGCCTGCCTCGACCTGGTCGCCCGCGAGGCCGGTCGCCCGGTGAGCGATCTGCTCGGCGGCGCGGTGCGCGACCGCGTGCCGTTCAGCGGCTACCTCTTCTACAAGTGGGCCGGCCACCCCGGCGAGCCCGACGACGAGTGGGGCGAGGCCCTGAGTCCCGACCAGATCGTCGCCCAGGCACGACGGATGGTCGACGGCTGGGGCTTCGGCTCGCTCAAGCTCAAGGGTGGGGTTTTCGATCCCGACCAGGAGTGCGCCGCGATCGAGGCGCTGCGCGACGCCTTCCCGAACCTCCCGCTGCGCCTGGATCCCAACGGCGCCTGGACCCCGGAGACGTCGGTGAGGGTCGCTGAGCGGCTGGCGGGCGTCGTGGAGTATCTCGAGGACCCCACCCCCGGCATCGAGGGCATGGCACAGGTCGCGGCCCGCACCGACGTACCCCTGGCCACCAACATGTGCGTGATCGCCTTCGAGCACCTCAGACCGGCGATCGCGGCCGACGCGGTCCAGATCGTGCTCTCCGACCACCATCTGTGGGGTGGGCTACGCCGCTCGGCGTTGCTGGGCGGCATCACCGACACCTTCGGGATGGGCCTGTCGATGCACAGCAACTCCCATCTCGGCGTCTCGCTGGCCGCGATGGTCCAGCTGGCCGCCGCGACCCCCAACCTGACCTACGCCTGCGACACCCACTACCCATGGAAGACCCAGGACGTCGTACGCTCCGGCGTGCTTGACTTCGACGACGGCGCGATCACGGTGCCGACCGGCCCGGGGCTGGGTGTGGAGCTGGACCGTGACCTGCTCGGCGAGCTGCACGAGCAGTACCTCGGCTGCGGCGTACGCCGCCGGGAGGACACCGTCTACATGCGTTCCATCGAGCCAGGATTCACCCCGAACACGTCACGCTGGTGA
- a CDS encoding tripartite tricarboxylate transporter TctB family protein, whose amino-acid sequence MSDERTPAPDQDILAEIQAEVAHDLEEERPPAGGPAYQVIGALVALVVGIGGAVLSYGYGMGSLRQPGPGMWPFVVSIAIALMAAALLVVGRGLSDSEKFTRSSVLPAVGLVTFIVLAMLMPVIGFEIPSLLLCVVWLRFLGGETWRSTIITSVLTVAAFYFLFLYGLRIPLPHLF is encoded by the coding sequence ATGAGCGACGAACGTACCCCAGCTCCTGACCAGGACATCCTGGCCGAGATCCAGGCCGAGGTGGCCCACGACCTGGAGGAGGAGCGACCTCCTGCGGGCGGACCGGCCTACCAGGTGATCGGTGCGCTCGTCGCTCTCGTCGTCGGCATCGGCGGCGCGGTCCTCTCCTACGGCTACGGCATGGGATCGCTGCGCCAGCCAGGCCCCGGCATGTGGCCGTTCGTGGTCAGCATCGCGATCGCCCTGATGGCGGCGGCGCTGCTCGTCGTCGGCCGCGGGCTGAGCGACAGCGAGAAGTTCACCCGCTCCAGCGTGCTTCCCGCGGTCGGCCTGGTCACCTTCATCGTGCTGGCCATGCTGATGCCCGTGATCGGCTTCGAGATCCCGTCGCTGCTGCTGTGCGTCGTCTGGCTGAGGTTCCTCGGCGGCGAGACCTGGCGCAGCACGATCATCACCTCGGTCCTCACGGTCGCCGCGTTCTACTTCCTGTTCCTCTATGGGCTGCGCATCCCGCTGCCCCACCTGTTCTGA
- a CDS encoding tripartite tricarboxylate transporter permease, whose translation MDVNAFLDGFALVTEPQNLLYCLVGVLIGMLIGVLPGLGPAATIAILLPITYSIDPVSAIIMLAGIYYGAQYGGTITSVLLRLPGEASSVVTVFDGFALAKQGKAGTALGIAAIGSFVGATVSILGLTLVAPLIAGWALNFGDPEYAALALLGVLLVATIGNGNKLKAMIAAALGLLLATVGRDSFSGAERFTFGSLQLTEGIDFVVVAMGLFGVGEILYNLEERHGKPHVPAVVTNIWPSRKDIKQSSGAIGRGSLIGFVLGVLPGGGAVMSSLAAYATEKRISKHPERFGRGAIEGVAAPETANNAAATSSFIPLLTLGIPANASMAMLFGALLILGISPGPQLVEERPDLFWGVINSMYIGNLILLILSIPLVGIFVRILRVRPAILAPITALITILGVYTINNSTFDIFVMIVFGLIGYLMKKVGFEPGPMVLAFVLGSIVEDGFRRSMLIFDGDPTGFFTRPISGTILAAFVLVALWPVAKAILTRRKAATAAPAPSERDDVDTPTR comes from the coding sequence GTGGACGTCAATGCATTCCTCGACGGCTTCGCGCTCGTCACCGAACCGCAGAACCTGCTCTACTGCCTGGTCGGCGTGCTCATCGGCATGCTCATCGGCGTACTCCCCGGCCTCGGGCCGGCGGCCACGATCGCCATCCTGCTGCCGATCACGTACAGCATCGACCCGGTCTCCGCGATCATCATGCTGGCCGGCATCTACTACGGCGCCCAGTACGGCGGCACGATCACCTCGGTCCTGCTCCGGCTGCCGGGCGAGGCCTCGTCGGTCGTCACCGTCTTCGACGGCTTCGCCCTCGCCAAGCAGGGCAAGGCCGGGACGGCCCTCGGCATCGCCGCGATCGGCTCCTTCGTCGGCGCGACCGTCTCGATCCTCGGCCTGACCCTGGTGGCTCCGCTGATCGCCGGCTGGGCGCTCAACTTCGGTGACCCGGAGTACGCCGCACTTGCCCTGCTGGGCGTCCTGCTGGTCGCCACCATCGGCAACGGCAACAAGCTCAAGGCGATGATCGCCGCCGCGCTCGGCCTGCTGCTGGCCACTGTCGGCCGCGACAGCTTCAGCGGCGCCGAGCGTTTCACCTTCGGCAGCCTGCAGCTGACCGAGGGCATCGACTTCGTGGTCGTCGCGATGGGTCTCTTCGGTGTCGGCGAGATCCTCTACAACCTCGAGGAGCGGCACGGGAAGCCCCACGTCCCCGCCGTCGTCACCAACATCTGGCCCTCCCGCAAGGACATCAAGCAGTCCTCCGGCGCCATCGGCCGCGGCTCGCTGATCGGCTTCGTCCTGGGCGTGCTGCCCGGTGGCGGCGCCGTGATGTCCTCCCTTGCCGCGTACGCCACGGAGAAGCGCATCTCCAAGCACCCCGAGCGCTTCGGCCGTGGCGCCATCGAGGGCGTCGCGGCCCCCGAGACCGCCAACAATGCTGCCGCGACCTCCTCGTTCATCCCGCTGCTGACCCTCGGCATCCCGGCCAACGCCTCGATGGCGATGCTCTTCGGTGCCCTGCTGATCCTCGGCATCTCGCCCGGTCCGCAGCTGGTCGAGGAGCGCCCGGACCTGTTCTGGGGCGTCATCAACTCGATGTACATCGGCAACCTGATCCTGCTGATCCTGAGCATCCCGCTGGTGGGCATCTTCGTCCGCATCCTGCGGGTGCGCCCGGCGATCCTGGCCCCGATCACCGCGCTCATCACGATCCTGGGCGTCTACACGATCAACAACTCCACCTTCGACATCTTCGTGATGATCGTCTTCGGCCTGATCGGCTACCTGATGAAGAAGGTCGGCTTCGAGCCCGGCCCGATGGTGCTCGCCTTCGTCCTCGGCTCGATCGTGGAGGACGGCTTCCGCCGCTCGATGCTGATCTTCGACGGCGACCCGACCGGCTTCTTCACCCGGCCGATCTCGGGCACCATCCTGGCGGCCTTCGTCCTGGTCGCGCTCTGGCCGGTCGCGAAGGCGATCCTGACCCGGCGCAAGGCCGCCACCGCCGCCCCGGCTCCGTCCGAGCGGGACGACGTCGACACCCCGACCCGCTGA
- a CDS encoding TRAP transporter substrate-binding protein, whose amino-acid sequence MNTASPRPVARRSLFKAGAFGAAAVAGGLALSACGGGSLAGSGGGGGESKTFKLAETHPDDYPTTLGDKKFAELAEKYSDGRIKIQVYPNAQLGEESDAIEQVQMGSIEMTRISSAPMGEFVPAMGLFSLPYLFDDADHLWRFLESESGKKLLGEVDGAGFKGLGYFDPGARSFYTSKKPIKAPTDVKGLKIRVQESQVQIDFIKALGGSPTPMDYGEVYSSLQSGLLDGAENNEPSYLSASHYEVAKNYTLDRHMRVAEVLLINKDTWAGLDTKDQEALQKAADEAAPFQREKWDAQVETDLEKLRGEGVTINEISDLAPWREATKSVIDKHGAKLGEYLDAVEELRTA is encoded by the coding sequence ATGAACACCGCATCCCCCAGACCGGTCGCCCGGCGCTCCCTGTTCAAAGCCGGGGCCTTCGGCGCCGCGGCCGTCGCCGGCGGTCTCGCCCTCAGCGCGTGTGGCGGCGGGTCTCTCGCCGGCAGCGGCGGTGGCGGCGGAGAGTCGAAGACGTTCAAGCTCGCCGAGACCCACCCCGACGACTACCCGACCACCCTGGGCGACAAGAAGTTCGCCGAGCTGGCCGAGAAGTACAGCGACGGCCGGATCAAGATCCAGGTCTACCCCAACGCCCAGCTCGGCGAGGAGTCCGACGCCATCGAGCAGGTGCAGATGGGCTCGATCGAGATGACCCGGATCAGCTCGGCCCCGATGGGCGAGTTCGTGCCCGCGATGGGGCTCTTCAGCCTGCCGTACCTCTTCGACGACGCCGACCACCTGTGGCGCTTCCTGGAGAGCGAGAGCGGCAAGAAGCTGCTCGGCGAGGTCGACGGTGCCGGCTTCAAGGGTCTGGGCTACTTCGACCCCGGTGCCCGCAGCTTCTACACCTCCAAGAAGCCCATCAAGGCACCGACGGACGTCAAGGGGCTCAAGATCCGGGTCCAGGAGTCGCAGGTGCAGATCGACTTCATCAAGGCGCTCGGCGGCTCCCCCACCCCGATGGACTACGGCGAGGTCTACAGCTCGCTGCAGAGCGGGCTGCTGGACGGTGCCGAGAACAACGAGCCGTCCTACCTCTCCGCCTCCCACTACGAGGTCGCGAAGAACTACACCCTCGACCGGCACATGCGCGTCGCCGAGGTGCTGCTCATCAACAAGGACACCTGGGCCGGGCTCGACACCAAGGACCAGGAGGCCCTGCAGAAGGCTGCCGACGAGGCCGCCCCGTTCCAGCGCGAGAAGTGGGATGCCCAGGTCGAGACCGACCTCGAGAAGCTGCGCGGCGAAGGGGTCACGATCAACGAGATCAGCGACCTCGCCCCCTGGCGCGAGGCGACCAAGTCGGTCATCGACAAGCACGGTGCCAAGCTCGGCGAGTACCTCGACGCCGTCGAAGAGCTCCGCACCGCCTGA
- a CDS encoding TRAP transporter large permease: MPIDPLAITILLGSFAVLILLRIPVALALALAAIFEALYIGLPLTIVGQRMVAGLDTFALLAIPFFILGGEIMGAGGISRRLIALAGLLVGWVRGGLGMVNIGASTFFGALSGSSVADVSAIGSVTIPMMKKRGYDTDYAVAVTVSGATQAVMIPPSHNLIIYSMAAGGVSIGALFTAGIIPGILLGASLMTLAYILAVKRGYPKEELVPLKDIPKIVSDGLLSLLMPVIILGGILSGLFTATESAAIACLYAFILTFFVYRDIPLKAMVPILQSALRTLGVVLFIIAAAGAFGYFLAFLQVPALATDALLGVSDNVVVVLLLINLLLLALGAIMDMAPLIVIMTPILLPVATGLGMDPVQFGIMLVLNLAIGLITPPVGNVLFVGCAIGRTTIENVIKTVCLFLIPMLIVLMLITYVPFFSLALPDALGQ, from the coding sequence ATGCCTATCGACCCGCTTGCCATCACGATCCTTCTGGGCAGCTTCGCCGTCCTGATCCTGCTCCGCATCCCGGTGGCCCTCGCCCTCGCCCTCGCCGCCATCTTCGAAGCCCTCTACATCGGCCTGCCGCTGACCATCGTGGGCCAGCGGATGGTCGCCGGCCTCGACACCTTCGCGCTGCTCGCCATCCCGTTCTTCATCCTCGGCGGCGAGATCATGGGCGCCGGCGGCATCTCCCGCCGCCTGATCGCACTGGCCGGCCTGCTCGTCGGCTGGGTGCGCGGCGGTCTCGGGATGGTCAACATCGGCGCCAGCACCTTCTTCGGGGCCCTGTCCGGCTCCTCGGTCGCGGACGTCTCCGCGATCGGCTCGGTGACCATCCCGATGATGAAGAAGCGCGGCTACGACACCGACTACGCGGTCGCGGTCACCGTCTCGGGCGCCACCCAGGCGGTCATGATCCCGCCGAGCCACAACCTGATCATCTACTCCATGGCCGCGGGCGGCGTCTCCATCGGCGCCCTGTTCACCGCCGGCATCATCCCGGGCATCCTCCTAGGCGCATCGCTGATGACCCTGGCGTACATCCTGGCGGTCAAGCGGGGCTACCCGAAGGAGGAACTGGTCCCGCTCAAGGACATCCCCAAGATCGTCAGCGACGGGCTGCTCAGCCTGCTGATGCCGGTGATCATCCTGGGCGGCATCCTCAGCGGCCTCTTCACCGCAACCGAGTCGGCGGCGATCGCCTGCCTGTACGCCTTCATCCTGACCTTCTTCGTCTACCGCGACATTCCGCTCAAGGCGATGGTCCCGATCCTGCAGAGCGCCCTGCGCACCCTCGGCGTGGTGCTGTTCATCATCGCGGCGGCGGGCGCCTTCGGCTACTTCCTGGCCTTCCTGCAGGTGCCGGCGCTGGCCACCGACGCACTGCTCGGCGTCTCCGACAACGTCGTCGTGGTGCTGCTGCTGATCAACCTGCTCCTGCTCGCGCTCGGCGCGATCATGGACATGGCGCCACTGATCGTGATCATGACGCCGATCCTGCTGCCGGTCGCCACCGGGCTCGGCATGGACCCGGTCCAGTTCGGGATCATGCTGGTCCTCAACCTGGCCATCGGCCTGATCACACCGCCGGTCGGCAACGTCCTCTTCGTCGGCTGCGCGATCGGACGGACGACCATCGAGAACGTCATCAAGACGGTCTGCCTCTTCCTGATCCCGATGCTCATCGTCCTGATGCTGATCACGTACGTCCCGTTCTTCTCCCTCGCCCTTCCCGATGCACTCGGTCAATGA
- a CDS encoding TRAP transporter small permease, which produces MNAHNENGTFRRTWRAVDTVFEIFSILCLIATLLIVLWQVFSRELLSNSPSWSEESARILLVWIGFLGATIGFREGAHIAVTFLVDRFPATLQAVIDRVVQGLLLAFGLFLIVQGSQFVVDAQAATLPGTGLPRSVLYIMMPVAGAMLILYTVLQAFGISTQRYAESAEID; this is translated from the coding sequence ATGAACGCACACAACGAGAACGGAACCTTCAGGCGCACCTGGCGCGCTGTCGACACGGTCTTCGAGATCTTCAGCATCCTGTGCCTGATCGCCACGCTGCTGATCGTGCTCTGGCAGGTGTTCAGCCGAGAACTGCTGAGCAACTCCCCCAGCTGGAGCGAGGAGAGCGCCCGCATCCTGCTGGTCTGGATCGGCTTCCTCGGCGCCACGATCGGCTTCCGCGAGGGCGCCCACATCGCGGTGACCTTCCTGGTGGACAGGTTCCCGGCGACGCTCCAGGCGGTGATCGACCGTGTCGTGCAGGGGCTGCTGCTGGCGTTCGGGCTCTTCCTGATCGTCCAGGGCAGCCAGTTCGTCGTCGACGCCCAGGCGGCGACCCTGCCCGGCACCGGCCTCCCCCGCAGCGTCCTCTACATCATGATGCCGGTCGCCGGCGCCATGCTCATCCTCTACACCGTCCTCCAGGCCTTCGGCATCAGCACCCAGCGGTACGCCGAGTCCGCCGAGATCGACTGA
- a CDS encoding LysR family transcriptional regulator, whose product MITLDQVRSFVAVAEELHFGRAAERLRMTQPPLSRQIQKLEKAVGAQLLERDNRRVALTGAGAAFLDEAYRMLNLVESAGDLARRVDAGAAGVVRLGFTAVSAISILGPLLRRLTVEVPDVEVRLSERVTLAQVDGIRHGEIDIGLARPPFDTELLSSRVISREPLMAVLPQGHRLAELDRPLTPQDFEGEPVIGYHPQQSRYFHELSVRFLANAHPRIEQRVHQVLTAMLLVSADRGVGFVPVSASSLHVEGVVFRPIEHGGGDTRLDKDPERPVELHAIWARGSVSPVVRRVLDAIIEMNR is encoded by the coding sequence ATGATCACCCTCGACCAGGTGCGTTCTTTCGTCGCGGTCGCCGAGGAACTCCACTTCGGTAGGGCGGCCGAGCGGCTCCGGATGACCCAGCCACCGCTGTCGCGACAGATCCAGAAGCTGGAGAAGGCGGTCGGCGCGCAGCTGCTCGAGCGCGACAACCGCCGGGTCGCCCTGACCGGCGCCGGAGCCGCCTTCCTCGACGAGGCCTACCGGATGCTCAACCTGGTCGAGAGCGCCGGTGACCTGGCCCGTCGGGTCGACGCGGGCGCCGCCGGTGTGGTCCGGCTCGGTTTCACCGCGGTCTCGGCCATCTCGATCCTGGGCCCCCTGCTGCGCCGCCTCACCGTGGAGGTCCCGGATGTCGAGGTGCGACTCTCCGAGCGGGTCACGCTCGCCCAGGTAGACGGCATCCGCCACGGCGAGATCGACATCGGCCTGGCCCGCCCGCCCTTCGACACCGAGCTGCTCTCCTCGCGAGTCATCTCCCGCGAGCCCCTGATGGCCGTGCTGCCGCAGGGACACCGGCTCGCCGAGCTGGACCGGCCGCTGACCCCGCAGGACTTCGAGGGCGAGCCCGTCATCGGCTACCACCCCCAGCAGTCGCGCTACTTCCACGAGCTCTCCGTACGCTTCCTCGCCAACGCCCACCCCCGCATCGAGCAGCGAGTCCACCAGGTCCTCACCGCCATGCTCCTGGTCTCCGCCGATCGTGGCGTCGGCTTCGTCCCGGTCTCGGCCAGCTCGCTGCACGTCGAAGGCGTCGTCTTCCGTCCCATCGAGCACGGTGGCGGGGACACCCGCCTGGACAAGGACCCCGAGCGGCCGGTCGAGCTGCATGCGATCTGGGCGCGGGGGTCTGTGAGTCCGGTTGTACGGCGGGTGCTTGATGCGATCATCGAGATGAATCGGTAG